One Elephas maximus indicus isolate mEleMax1 chromosome X, mEleMax1 primary haplotype, whole genome shotgun sequence DNA segment encodes these proteins:
- the LOC126069638 gene encoding protein BHLHb9-like, whose product MSEDKSGTHAKTRKGASIKAEAEREATGIVKAKAGFETYAVAERKGVSEAKVVTEMKARALSEPTALVKGVAKAMPRSWARSGEEMNTDFGPRSEDKAAVVSGFSCVAEESAASGATHKDETDTDAWFWAGEETSIGSWFWNREEAGGDQTNAKDEGETDIGASINTEELGIEAATGASWKPRPGAEEEEEDDVIWKWFWDGGKISFDPNPRPLYRTVRPRVTCEIDERNRPKDGSEVTVWPNGPAEIPASLASGYQVPSRTRPLSYTAQSSGEKNTGSLPAAEAGLREGTSICLQSIDAYPFDSETCTQAIEKIRGQIRIRELNGIRPFPCPCKMECRLNSEDFEKLVSLLKSNADPVIHKIAQIAMGVIKVHPLAQELINEMGVLTVIESLLHFRLPNVTRKTEITLNPISVEERQRRNIIHVVHMCKETVSFPLNSPGQRSGLKELGQLSADRNHHFIVAAYLPELSRMLSLGNHKTRNLVLKVLLNMSENPIAARDMMNIEVLSALKLIFHQKEAKANLVTAVAIFVNIKEHIRRGLIVVVNPVSYNELKAVFREAKTIIEKL is encoded by the exons ATGTCTGAGGATAAGAGTGGAACCCATGCTAAAACTAGGAAAGGGGCCAGCATAAAGGCTGAAGCAGAAAGGGAGGCTACTGGCATAGTCAAGGCCAAGGCAGGGTTTGAGACATATGCAGTAGCAGAGAGGAAGGGAGTGTCTGAGGCTAAGGTTGTAACTGAGATGAAGGCAAGAGCCCTGTCAGAGCCTACGGCTCTGGTCAAAGGCGTGGCTAAGGCCATGCCTAGATCCTGGGCCAGGTCAGGGGAGGAGATGAATACAGACTTTGGTCCGAGGTCTGAGGATAAGGCCGCTGTGGTATCTGGTTTTTCTTGTGTGGCTGAGGAGAGTGCTGCATCTGGGGCCACACACAAAGATGAGACTGATACTGATGCCTGGTTCTGGGCTGGGGAAGAGACCAGTATCGGTTCCTGGTTCTGGAACAGGGAAGAGGCTGGTGGTGATCAGACGAACGCTAAGGACGAAGGTGAAACTGATATTGGTGCCTCAATCAATACTGAGGAGTTGGGAATAGAGGCTGCTACTGGGGCCAGCTGGAAGCCTAGGCCAGgggcggaggaggaggaggaggacga CGTTATTTGGAAGTGGTTCTGGGATGGAGGTAAAATTAGTTTTGACCCTAATCCTAGACCCTTGTACAGGACAGTTAGGCCCCGGGTAACGTGTGAAATTGATGAAAGAAATAGGCCCAAGGACGGGTCTGAGGTAACTGTCTGGCCCAATGGCCCTGCTGAAATTCCGGCATCGTTGGCATCTGGATACCAGGTCCCATCGAGGACAAGGCCCCTTTCCTATACTGCCCAGTCCTCAGGTGAGAAAAACACGGGTTCCCTGCCTGCGGCAGAAGCCGGTCTTCGTGAGGGCACTTCCATATGCCTACAGTCTATAGACGCGTACCCATTTGATTCTGAGACTTGCACTCAGGCCATAGAGAAGATCAGAGGGCAGATCAGGATCAGGGAGCTGAATGGGATTAGGCCATTTCCTTGCCCTTGCAAAATGGAATGCCGCCTGAATTCTGAGGACTTTGAAAAACTTGTTAGCTTACTTAAGTCAAATGCTGATCCTGTCATTCATAAAATAGCTCAAATTGCAATGGGTGTCATCAAGGTTCATCCCCTTGCCCAAGAGCTCATTAATGAGATGGGTGTGCTGACTGTTATTGAAAGCTTGCTCCATTTTCGATTGCCAAACGTGACAAGAAAGACTGAAATTACTCTGAATCCCATTTCTGTGGAGGAAAGACAACGCAGGAATATAATACATGTTGTGCATATGTGTAAGGAAACCGTGTCTTTTCCCTTGAACTCACCTGGTCAGCGATCTGGATTAAAGGAATTAGGGCAGCTGAGTGCTGACCGTAACCATCACTTCATTGTTGCCGCTTACCTTCCAGAGCTTTCCCGTATGCTATCCCTGGGAAATCATAAAACCAGAAATCTGGTTTTGAAAGTACTTTTGAATATGTCTGAAAATCCCATTGCAGCAAGAGACATGATGAACATTGAGGTATTGTCAGCATTAAAACTCATCTTTCACCAGAAAGAGGCAAAAGCCAATCTTGTTACTGCCGTGGCCATATTTGTTAATATAAAGGAGCATATCAGAAGGGGATTGATTGTAGTTGTTAATCCCGTGAGTTATAATGAACTCAAGGCCGTGTTCCGTGAAGCTAAAACGATTATTGAAAAATTGTAA